The following proteins are co-located in the Solanum pennellii chromosome 1, SPENNV200 genome:
- the LOC107013607 gene encoding pentatricopeptide repeat-containing protein At2g15630, mitochondrial, with the protein MKSVEVLRSLSLRRFSTLSLSKSTSPTIPITAELLRESVTSSQWHFIKHVTRELNPTLISATLPELRSSPDRVITFIENLSPDCLDISCYCLAISILSRLPSPKQATHLLKQVISSRFASPNEIFDGLVSAREKLEVKSSIVLDLLVRAYCELKKGEDALKCFYLMKQKGILPKVETCNDLLSLFLKLNRTHLAWIVYAEMFRMKMSSTVCTFNIMINVLCREGKLKKAKEFIEHMQCSGVKPNLISFNTVIHGYCLRGDIEGANKIFEAMTAKGIEPDSYTFNSLVRGMVKEGREKEVSSLLEKMKPFGLIPTAVTYNTLIDSCCSKGDLEKAFFYRDEMVKIGIVPSVATYNLLIHALFLDGRMVETDDLLKDMSEKRVLPDGITYNILINGYCRVGNAKKAFKFYDELLSRGLQPTIVTYTSLIKVLGKRNRMKEADDLVVEILRKGIFPDLIMFNALIDGHCANDNVERAFDTLNEMNKMNVQPDEVTYNTLMQGYCKKGKVEEACMLLEEMKGRGIKPDHISYNTLISGYSRRGDMDDAFRIRDDMLSAGFNPTLLTYNALIQGLCKKQEGVLAEELLKEMVSKGITPDDSTYLALIEGIGDVDSFLGRKDTS; encoded by the coding sequence ATGAAAAGTGTGGAAGTACTCCGTTCGCTTTCACTCCGGCGTTTCTCTACACTTAGTCTATCCAAATCTACTTCTCCTACCATTCCGATTACTGCCGAACTTCTGCGAGAATCAGTCACTTCTTCTCAGTGGCATTTTATCAAACACGTTACGAGAGAACTAAACCCCACCTTGATTTCAGCTACTCTTCCAGAGCTTCGTTCATCTCCTGACCGAGTAATCACTTTCATCGAAAATCTCAGTCCTGATTGCTTAGACATATCCTGTTATTGCCTTGCCATTTCCATACTCTCTCGTCTCCCCTCGCCTAAACAAGCCACTCACCTTCTCAAGCAAGTGATCAGTTCTCGCTTTGCTTCGCCTAATGAGATTTTTGATGGGCTTGTGAGTGCTCGGGAGAAGCTGGAGGTGAAGAGTTCAATTGTGTTGGATTTGCTTGTAAGGGCGTATTGTGAATTGAAGAAGGGGGAGGATGCGTTAAAGTGCTTTTATTTGATGAAACAGAAAGGAATTTTGCCAAAGGTAGAGACTTGTAATGATTTGTTGAgtctttttcttaaattgaaCAGGACCCATTTGGCTTGGATTGTGTATGCCGAGATGTTTAGGATGAAAATGAGTTCTACTGTATGTACGTTTAATATAATGATCAATGTTTTGTGTAGAGAAGGAAAGTTGAAGAAGGCAAAAGAGTTCATTGAACACATGCAGTGTTCAGGGGTTAAGCCgaatttaatatcttttaatacTGTGATTCATGGTTATTGTTTGAGAGGGGATATTGAAGGAGCAAATAAGATTTTTGAGGCGATGACAGCAAAAGGAATTGAGCCTGATTCGTATACGTTCAATTCTCTAGTTAGAGGGATGGTGAAAGAGGGGAGGGAAAAGGAGGTCTCTTCCTTGTTAGAGAAAATGAAACCGTTTGGGTTGATCCCTACAGCTGTGACTTACAACACTCTGATAGATTCATGCTGCAGTAAAGGGGACCTAGAAAAAGCATTTTTTTACCGAGATGAGATGGTTAAGATAGGCATCGTGCCGAGTGTTGCTACCTATAACTTGTTGATCCATGCATTGTTTCTTGATGGTAGAATGGTAGAAACTGATGATTTGCTGAAAGATATGTCGGAGAAGAGAGTACTTCCTGATGGTATTACATACAACATATTGATCAACGGCTATTGCAGGGTGGGAAATGCAAAGAAGGCATTTAAGTtctatgatgaattgttgagtaGGGGTCTCCAACCAACTATTGTCACTTATACATCTCTAATCAAAGTCTTGGGCAAAAGGAATAGGATGAAAGAAGCAGATGATTTAGTCGTTGAAATATTGCGGAAAGGGATATTTCCAGATCTAATTATGTTCAATGCATTGATTGATGGCCATTGTGCCAATGACAACGTTGAGCGTGCTTTTGATACACTGAACGAGATGAATAAAATGAATGTTCAGCCTGATGAAGTTACCTACAATACTCTGATGCAAGGGTATTGTAAGAAGGGTAAAGTTGAAGAAGCTTGTATGCTTCTCGAAGAGATGAAGGGAAGAGGAATTAAACCTGATCATATCAGCTATAACACTCTAATCAGTGGGTATAGTAGAAGAGGCGACATGGATGATGCATTCAGAATTCGTGATGACATGTTAAGTGCAGGGTTTAACCCCACTCTTCTCACTTACAATGCTCTCATACAAGGTTTATGCAAAAAGCAGGAAGGTGTACTTGCTGAGGAACTTCTCAAagaaatggttagtaaaggcaTTACTCCTGATGATAGCACTTATCTTGCTCTGATTGAAGGGATTGGTGATGTTGATAGTTTCTTGGGGAGAAAAGACACATCATAA